The segment TCCTGCAATCATATCAATATCAACTGCTCCGTAAACTAGTTTCTTAGCAGTAGAAACATATATATTCCCAGGCCCAACAATCTTATCCACTTTTGGGATTGTCCTTGTACCAAAAGCAAGTGCTGCAATTGCTTGTGCTCCTCCAACCTTATATACTTCTCTTACCCTCAAAAAATCAAGCACAGCTAATATGTATTTATTGATCTGTCCATTCTTTTGTGGCGGCGTAACTGCAACAATCCTTCTAACTCCAGCTAATCTTGCAGGAATTACAGTCATTAATACAGAAGATACGAGCGGAGCAGTGCCCCCGGGAATATATACACCTACACTTTCAATAGGAGTATATTTTTCTCCTAGCAAAACAGTCTTTGGACTACCGCGATACCAGGTTTTTCTTCCATGAATTTGTTTTTTATGAAAGTTCTCTATATTGCGTTTTGCTTCTTTTACTGCTTTGAGAACTTCGTCCACTAGAACAGACCTTGAGTCTTTTATTTCCTGTTTTGAAACCTTTAATTGGCTTTTTGTTAATAAAACACCGTCAAACTTTTTGGTGTAGTTTAAAAGCGCCTTATCACCATTGGCTCTGACATCATCAATAATCTTTTTTACTGTTTGCTCTATATTCATTATAACCTCAGTGTAACTCTTACCTGTATACCTCAGTAGACCCCTGTCTGTCAAATCTATGACAGTATTAAGATCTTACCAATACTTAAGGTGCTTCCTATAATATTGGAATTCATTTCCTTAGCTTTTAGTTTTATTTGTTCCACCTTGAGTATTTGGGAACAAGTCTGAATATTATAGATAAATTGAACAAGTGAGGACATCTCAGCTTCGCATTCAACCTCAACAGCCAATTTCTTATATCCTTCCTTTTCTCCTGAGGTATCAATGAATGACACAGGTTTCATATTCAAGATACGCACATGATTATTTCTTGCAGCAGATTCTATTTCGCGAAAAATTTGGGCTATCTCCTTTTCATCAGACCCTTTCTGCTTCACTTTATCAGCATAAAGCTCATACTCAGAGAAAACCTTTTTCCTGTTTTTTACAGCTCTAATGTTCTTCATTAAACTCATTCTCTTTATCTGAATTTCCTTATTCGCCTTTAACCATTTCTTGGCTATAGGTTCAAATATAAAATTATACAGTAATGCGCACGCAATAATCGCCGCACAAAGGTAAAAAACGCCCTTCTCTCTCTTTGAAAGTGCAGCCATGGATTTTATTAACATTATTTTTAGCTCTCTATTTCACATTGAATATAAAAATCTGCAACTTCCATATCGCGAAGTCTTCGCATGTTAGAAGACTTTAACTGAACATTCTTAAAATAAGACGACTTTTCCAGTATATCTATAAGACCTAATGCATCGGATAATGCCTTAGACTGCCCTTTTATTTTAAGAGTATTGTTGAGCTGATAATCAAGGGTTGAGAGGGAAATAGTATCAGGAATTATCTTATGCAATTCATGCAGAATATCCAAACACGAGTTTCTAGTATCTATTTGTTCCTTTATAACACGCAGTCTTTCAGCGCGCTTATTAACTTCTTTAGCGATTGGATTAGTCTTTTTAATCTCTATATCCAGCCATTTTGATGTATTCTGTTTGTCATAGAGTATTCTCATAAAAACGCTTAAAATAAGAAATAATATACCAATGCATTGAGATGCTAGAACAAGATAGTTCTTTCGCTTTTCTCTGACTTGCTTTTGTGTTTTTATTTCATCAGGTAAAACATTAAGCAGGACATTAGGAAAGTTCTCAATCAAGCCTACAATCGAACACAAAGAAGTTTCACTTTGATTTGCAATAGAAAATTTTTCTTTATGCAATGCTAAGTTCTCTACAGGATTAAATATTTCCACAGGCCATTCAAAACTCTTGGACAAATTCTCCATCAGTTTATTATGAACTTTTCCACTTATAAAAATACTTGTTATCTCTTTATTGTCCTTGTTATAGGAATTGAGAGACTTTGTTATTTCTTCTAGAAGAGATTCCTGTCGCCTGTTCTCAGACAGAGAAATATTCCTCGTATAAACTAATTCCCCATTAAATATGACTTGAATATCAACTGAGAATATATCTATATCAATAAAAGCAACTGCCTTATTTTTTCCAGGATGTTCTTTGATAAAGGCAGAGGCAGTAGCTTGAGAACTTAATTCAATGTATTCTGGATTTAATTTCAGATCCCCTAATAACTTGAGCTGATTGTTTATAACATCTTGATGAACAAGAACCAGCATCACCCTGGAATAGCCATCTTTATTGCTTCCTATAACCTTAAAAGCTGTAACAAGTTCCTCCTTGGAATACGGAAGCTGCTTTTCAGCTTGAAATTGTACCATATGTGCTATTTCTCTTTCACTAGTCGACGGCAGGTTTAAATATCTGACTGTTACAAGACTTCTTGGAATACAAGCTATAACCTTTTTAGGCTTGATCATCAGATTATTGATTATATGCTTAAGTTTCTCTTGCTTTTCATCATTGTTTTTAATTTCTTCTGTTAAAAGAGTTATAATTTTTATCCTGGATTTTTTCCACTCAGAAATACCTTGGACAACCTTTATACTATTCTGACCTATTTCAATTCCTGTAATTACATGTGTGTTTATTAAGTTAGACCATAGAGTACAGAGCACTGACCATAGCGTCTTAGTTTTTTCTTTCGTATAAACCCGAAATCCT is part of the bacterium genome and harbors:
- the hisD gene encoding histidinol dehydrogenase encodes the protein MNIEQTVKKIIDDVRANGDKALLNYTKKFDGVLLTKSQLKVSKQEIKDSRSVLVDEVLKAVKEAKRNIENFHKKQIHGRKTWYRGSPKTVLLGEKYTPIESVGVYIPGGTAPLVSSVLMTVIPARLAGVRRIVAVTPPQKNGQINKYILAVLDFLRVREVYKVGGAQAIAALAFGTRTIPKVDKIVGPGNIYVSTAKKLVYGAVDIDMIAGPSEIVIIADKDANPKYITADLISQAEHGENGRFILITTSKPVAEKVNVLMKEQVALSPGRKAIEKSLDKGKEVLIVKNMDKAVSIVNQIAPEHLELHVSKPQRLAKKIKNAGAIFLGEYSPVAIGDYIAGPNHVLPTGGMARVFSPLSIDDFLKKSSIICYSRKGLKRVKRSLSLLADLEGMDAHKKSLLIRLENEL
- the pilO gene encoding type 4a pilus biogenesis protein PilO, with protein sequence MLIKSMAALSKREKGVFYLCAAIIACALLYNFIFEPIAKKWLKANKEIQIKRMSLMKNIRAVKNRKKVFSEYELYADKVKQKGSDEKEIAQIFREIESAARNNHVRILNMKPVSFIDTSGEKEGYKKLAVEVECEAEMSSLVQFIYNIQTCSQILKVEQIKLKAKEMNSNIIGSTLSIGKILILS
- the pilM gene encoding pilus assembly protein PilM; protein product: MKTKKSNSKTKMQMFETMFGILKQGVETHCSKLLGGFRVYTKEKTKTLWSVLCTLWSNLINTHVITGIEIGQNSIKVVQGISEWKKSRIKIITLLTEEIKNNDEKQEKLKHIINNLMIKPKKVIACIPRSLVTVRYLNLPSTSEREIAHMVQFQAEKQLPYSKEELVTAFKVIGSNKDGYSRVMLVLVHQDVINNQLKLLGDLKLNPEYIELSSQATASAFIKEHPGKNKAVAFIDIDIFSVDIQVIFNGELVYTRNISLSENRRQESLLEEITKSLNSYNKDNKEITSIFISGKVHNKLMENLSKSFEWPVEIFNPVENLALHKEKFSIANQSETSLCSIVGLIENFPNVLLNVLPDEIKTQKQVREKRKNYLVLASQCIGILFLILSVFMRILYDKQNTSKWLDIEIKKTNPIAKEVNKRAERLRVIKEQIDTRNSCLDILHELHKIIPDTISLSTLDYQLNNTLKIKGQSKALSDALGLIDILEKSSYFKNVQLKSSNMRRLRDMEVADFYIQCEIES